One window of the Camelina sativa cultivar DH55 chromosome 1, Cs, whole genome shotgun sequence genome contains the following:
- the LOC104779322 gene encoding 60S ribosomal protein L18a-like protein, with protein MTSAAVEDDKNRSVVTDHQHHHQQPPPPYQGVSNYPPPPQQQPPAAGFPQPAQPYVQGYAVNGGMTTAQHDRLPCCGIGVGWVLFILGFFFGTIPWYIGFFLLLFSRNIRERPGYIACAIGSVVATIIIVIGAVRGSGVWS; from the exons atgacgAGCGCCGCCGTGGAAGACGATAAGAACAGATCAGTCGTGACGGATCATCAACACCACCACCAACAGCCTCCTCCTCCGTATCAAGGGGTCTCTAACTATCCTCCTCCGCCGCAGCAGCAGCCTCCTGCCGCTGGTTTTCCTCAGCCGGCTCAGCCCTACGTACAAg GTTATGCTGTTAATGGAGGCATGACAACAGCTCAACACGATCGCCTTCCTTGTTGTGGTATAGGCGTTGGCTGGGTGCT atTCATCCTTGGTTTCTTCTTCGGCACGATCCCTTGGTACATCGGGTTCTTCCTTCTATTGTTCTCTAGAAACATTCGTGAGAGACCAGGATATATAGCTTGCGCAATTGGA TCTGTTGTTGCTACCATTATCATCGTCATTGGAGCCGTAAGAGGATCAGGGGTCTGGTCCTGA
- the LOC104779310 gene encoding LOW QUALITY PROTEIN: pentatricopeptide repeat-containing protein At3g14580, mitochondrial-like (The sequence of the model RefSeq protein was modified relative to this genomic sequence to represent the inferred CDS: inserted 1 base in 1 codon), with protein MILLRRLLVLSSSSYSNPRRRRSLSSSTVRLLSSSSTTTSQRYSGEDKLARLKHKDWLAPNEVLKIFENVKDPSFLIPAYQHFSKRKDYQPTESLYALLINKFGQAKMFDEIEEVMRIIKLEKRCRFSEEFFYNLMKVYGNLAGRINRAIEVLFGMPDFGCWPSSKSFNFVLNLLVSAKLFDEIHKIFVSAPKLGVEIDACCLNILIKGLCESGNLEAALQLLDEFPKQKSRPNVMTFSPLIRGFCNRGKFEEAFELLERMEKERIEPDTITFNILISGLRKKGRVDEGIGLLERMKXKGCEPNPGTYQEVLYGLLDKKRNLEAKEMMNQMISWGMRPSFLSYKKMVLGLCETKSVVELDWVLRQMVHHGFVPKTGMWWKVANCVVSKNNNDWRENLDRVTACQETPG; from the exons ATGATTCTTCTTCGAAGGCTTCTTGTTCTGTCTTCATCATCGTATTCAAACCCCAGAAGACGCCGATCACTTTCATCTTCGACCGTTCGTCTTCTCTCATCATCATCGACGACGACGTCGCAACGATACTCCGGTGAGGATAAACTCGCAAGGCTAAAGCACAAGGACTGGTTAGCTCCAAACGAGGTTTTGAAAATCTTCGAGAATGTCAAAGATCCGAGCTTTCTGATTCCTGCTTATCAACATTTCTCTAAACGTAAAGATTACCAACCAACGGAGTCTCTCTACGCACTTCTGATCAACAAGTTCGGACAAGCTAAGATGTTCGACGAAATCGAGGAAGTAATGAGAATCATAAAGCTCGAGAAACGGTGTCGTTTCTCGGAGGAGTTCTTCTACAATCTGATGAAGGTTTACGGGAATTTAGCCGGTAGAATCAACCGAGCGATCGAGGTTTTGTTCGGTATGCCTGATTTTGGATGCTGGCCGAGTTCCAAAAGTTTCAATTTCGTTTTGAATCTACTCGTTTCCGCGAAGCTCTTCGATGAGATTCATAAGATCTTCGTGAGTGCTCCTAAGCTAGGTGTTGAGATTGATGCTTGTTGTTTGAATATACTCATCAAAGGACTTTGTGAGAGTGGGAACTTGGAAGCTGCACTCCAACTGCTCGACGaatttcctaaacaaaaatCACGCCCTAATGTGATGACTTTTTCACCTTTAATCCGTGGTTTTTGTAACAGGGGAAAGTTTGAAGAAGCTTTTGAGTTGTTGGAGAGGATGGAGAAGGAACGAATCGAACCAGACACGATCACGTTTAACATTCTGATTTCAGGGCTTAGGAAGAAAGGCAGGGTTGATGAAGGGATTGGACTTTTGGAGAGAATGA TTAAAGGTTGTGAACCAAACCCTGGGACTTATCAGGAGGTGTTATATGGTCTCTTGGATAAAAAAAGGAACTTGGAAGCTAAAGAGATGATGAATCAGATGATTTCATGGGGTATGAGACCCAGTTTTCTGTCGTATAAGAAGATGGTTTTGGGGCTCTGTGAGACGAAGTCAGTTGTGGAGTTGGACTGGGTTTTGAGGCAAATGGTGCATCATGGTTTTGTTCCTAAAACAGGTATGTGGTGGAAAGTTGCTAACTGTGTAGTTTCGAAGAATAATAATGACTGGAGAGAAAATTTGGATCGTGTTACTGCTTGCCAAGAAACTCCTGGATAA
- the LOC104779328 gene encoding 60S ribosomal protein L18a-3, whose product MGAFRFHQYQVVGRALPTEKDEHPKIYRMKLWGKNEVCAMSKFWYFMRKLKKVKKSNGQMLAINEIFEKNPTTIKNYGIWLRYQSRTGYHNMYKEYRDTTLNGAVEQMYTEMASRHRVRFPCIQIIKTATVPAKLCKRESTKQFHNSEIKFPLVFRKVRPPSRMLKTTYKASRPNLFM is encoded by the exons ATGGGTGCTTTCCGG TTTCACCAGTATCAAGTGGTTGGGAGGGCCCTTCCGACAGAGAAAGATGAGCACCCTAAGATCTATCGGATGAAGCTATGGGGTAAAAATGAAGTATGTGCCATGTCCAAGTTTTG GTACTTCATGAGGAAattgaagaaggtgaagaaaagCAATGGACAGATGCTTGCCATCAATGAG ATTTTTGAGAAGAACCCGACGACGATCAAGAATTATGGTATCTGGCTGCGTTATCAGAGCCGAACTGGGTACCATAACATGTACAAGGAGTACCGTGACACAACACTCAATGGTGCAGTGGAGCAGATGTACACTGAGATGGCTTCTCGTCATAGAGTGAGGTTCCCTTGCATTCAGATCATCAAGACCGCAACAGTCCCTGCAAAGCTGTGCAAGAGAGAGAGCACCAAGCAGTTTCACAACTCGGAGATCAAGTTCCCTCTTGTTTTCAGAAAGGTCAGACCACCAAGCAGGATGCTCAAGACTACATACAAGGCATCAAGGCCCAACCTGTTCATGTAA
- the LOC104779317 gene encoding C2 domain-containing protein At1g53590-like isoform X2: protein MECSVIHHVVIVLLLLWVLSYLNRSHGFFFFLALIYLYLVHERYVIILRKKLQFEERKQANQRRVLSDSESVRWLNHAVEKIWPICMEQIASQKILRPIIPWFLDKYRPWTAKEAVIQDLYLGRNPPLLTDIRVLRESTGDDHLVLELGMNFLTADDMSAVLAVKLRKRLGFGMWTKLHLTGMHVEGKVLIGVKFLRRWPFLGRLRVCFAEPPYFQMTVKPITTHGLDVAVLPGIAGWLDKLLSVAFEQTLVEPNMLVVDMEKFVSPQSGENWFFVDEKEPVAHALVEVVEASDVKPSDLNGLADPYVKGQLGAYRFKTKILRKTLAPKWQEEFKIPICTWDSPNVLNIEVQDKDRFSDDRLGDCSVNIAEFRGGQRNDMWLPLQNIKMGRLHLAVTVLESETKLNDDPFEGVTISKEDMWASFASDITNKGSFSSVVSYKSPRVPDNMEPINIEGQEETGIWVHQPGTEVSQIWEPRKGKNRCLDNQIQGAGSARSTASTSPKNESSSTDENQEGKSPMKSVGRGLKRIGLMFHRNGKKEECHNNAGNIEDDIMSPRINLKALDRKDVGVKFIVEDSLSGPLTGRSSRGGSFGSEDSLHKGHMKDVAKSILKQAEKSARQLNVQDVGTPRTAKLEGKIVKAGENENVNISAISKEDSKGVADISKKQR from the exons ATGGAGTGTTCTGTTATACATCACGTAGTGATTGTGTTACTGTTACTTTGGGTTCTATCTTACTTGAATCGATCACAcggctttttctttttcctcgcTCTGATTTATCTCTACCTG GTTCATGAACGATATGTAATCATATTGAGGAAGAAATTGCAGTTTGAAGAGAGGAAGCAAGCTAACCAGAGAAGG GTCCTATCCGATTCTGAATCAGTTCGGTGGTTGAATCATGCTGTTGAGAAGATATGGCCAATTTGTATGGAACAGATTGCATCTCAGAAGATTCTACGTCCAATCATACCTTGGTTCTTGGACAAGTATAGACCTTGGACCGCG AAAGAAGCTGTGATACAAGACCTCTATTTGGGAAGAAACCCGCCTCTGTTGACTGATATAAGGGTTCTTCGGGAATCTACGGGTGATGATCACTTG GTACTGGAACTTGGAATGAATTTTCTCACAGCAGATGATATGAGCGCAGTACTCGCTGTGAAACTAAGAAAGAGACTTGGGTTTGGAATGTGGACTAAGTTGCATTTAACAGGAATGCATGTCGAAGGAAAG GTGTTGATTGGAGTGAAGTTCCTTCGTCGATGGCCTTTTCTGGGGCGTTTACGTGTTTGCTTTGCAGAGCCACCTTATTTCCAAATGACTGTTAAACCAATTACCACTCATGGACTTGATGTTGCTGTGCTTCCAGGGATTGCAGGATGGCTA GACAAACTTTTGTCTGTTGCATTTGAGCAGACTCTTGTTGAG CCAAATATGCTGGTAGTTGATATGGAGAAATTTGTTAGTCCACAGTCAGGAG AAAATTGGTTCTTTGTTGATGAGAAAGAACCAGTAGCACACGCTCTTGTTGAAGTCGTTGAAGCATCTGATGTTAAACCATCAGACCTAAATG GTTTAGCTGATCCTTATGTGAAAGGGCAGCTTGGCGCTTACAGATTCAAAACCAAGATACTAAGGAAAACGTTGGCTCCCAAATGGCAAGAAGAGTTCAAGATACCAATCTGCACATGGGACTCCCCAAATGTTCTTAACATTGAAGTTCAAGACAAGGACCGGTTTAGCGATGATAGGCTTGGCGATTGTTCAGTAAACATTGCAGAGTTTCGAGGTGGCCAAAGAAATGATATGTGGTTGCCTCTTCAGAACATCAAAATGGGGAGGCTGCATCTTGCTGTAACCGTACTTGAGAGCGAGACAAAG TTGAACGATGATCCGTTTGAAGGAGTGACAATAAGTAAGGAAGACATGTGGGCTTCTTTTGCTTCCGACATTACAAATAAAGGTTCCTTTTCTTCAGTGGTATCGTATAAGTCTCCAAGGGTTCCTGATAATATGGAACCAATTAACATCGAAGGACAAGAAGAGACTGGAATATGGGTACATCAACCAGGAACTGAAGTCTCACAGATTTGGGAACCAAGAAAAGGCAAGAATCGATGCCTCGATAACCAAATACAAGGTGCTGGCAGTGCCCGTTCCACTGCATCTACATCCCCCAAAAATGAAAGCAGCAGCACTGATGAAAATCAGGAAGGAAAGAGCCCGATGAAGTCTGTTGGTCGGGGACTGAAGAGAATCGGTTTAATGTTTCATAGGAatgggaaaaaagaagaatgccATAATAATGCAGGGAACATTGAAGATGATATCATGTCTCCTCGGATTAATTTGAAGGCGTTAGATCGAAAGGATGTTGGGGTAAAGTTCATCGTTGAAGACAGTCTATCGGGGCCACTCACAGGAAGAAGTTCAAGGGGTGGGAGCTTTGGTTCTGAAGACAGTCTGCACAAGGGACACATGAAGGATGTTGCAAAGAGCATTCTAAAACAAGCTGAAAAGTCTGCAAGACAACTAAA CGTGCAGGATGTGGGGACACCAAGAACAGCAAAACTTGAAGGAAAAATTGTCAAAGCAGGTGAGAATGAGAATGTAAATATATCAGCAATCTCCAAAGAAGATTCTAAAGGTGTTGCGGACATTTCGAAGAAGCAAAGGTAG
- the LOC104779317 gene encoding C2 domain-containing protein At1g53590-like isoform X1, which produces MECSVIHHVVIVLLLLWVLSYLNRSHGFFFFLALIYLYLVHERYVIILRKKLQFEERKQANQRRVLSDSESVRWLNHAVEKIWPICMEQIASQKILRPIIPWFLDKYRPWTAKEAVIQDLYLGRNPPLLTDIRVLRESTGDDHLVLELGMNFLTADDMSAVLAVKLRKRLGFGMWTKLHLTGMHVEGKVLIGVKFLRRWPFLGRLRVCFAEPPYFQMTVKPITTHGLDVAVLPGIAGWLDKLLSVAFEQTLVEPNMLVVDMEKFVSPQSGENWFFVDEKEPVAHALVEVVEASDVKPSDLNGLADPYVKGQLGAYRFKTKILRKTLAPKWQEEFKIPICTWDSPNVLNIEVQDKDRFSDDRLGDCSVNIAEFRGGQRNDMWLPLQNIKMGRLHLAVTVLESETKLNDDPFEGVTISKEDMWASFASDITNKGSFSSVVSYKSPRVPDNMEPINIEGQEETGIWVHQPGTEVSQIWEPRKGKNRCLDNQIQGAGSARSTASTSPKNESSSTDENQEGKSPMKSVGRGLKRIGLMFHRNGKKEECHNNAGNIEDDIMSPRINLKALDRKDVGVKFIVEDSLSGPLTGRSSRGGSFGSEDSLHKGHMKDVAKSILKQAEKSARQLKYAFSRKGSRKSSNVSDQDNIPESESLSDSECRCEYSDDESAFSSVQDVGTPRTAKLEGKIVKAGENENVNISAISKEDSKGVADISKKQR; this is translated from the exons ATGGAGTGTTCTGTTATACATCACGTAGTGATTGTGTTACTGTTACTTTGGGTTCTATCTTACTTGAATCGATCACAcggctttttctttttcctcgcTCTGATTTATCTCTACCTG GTTCATGAACGATATGTAATCATATTGAGGAAGAAATTGCAGTTTGAAGAGAGGAAGCAAGCTAACCAGAGAAGG GTCCTATCCGATTCTGAATCAGTTCGGTGGTTGAATCATGCTGTTGAGAAGATATGGCCAATTTGTATGGAACAGATTGCATCTCAGAAGATTCTACGTCCAATCATACCTTGGTTCTTGGACAAGTATAGACCTTGGACCGCG AAAGAAGCTGTGATACAAGACCTCTATTTGGGAAGAAACCCGCCTCTGTTGACTGATATAAGGGTTCTTCGGGAATCTACGGGTGATGATCACTTG GTACTGGAACTTGGAATGAATTTTCTCACAGCAGATGATATGAGCGCAGTACTCGCTGTGAAACTAAGAAAGAGACTTGGGTTTGGAATGTGGACTAAGTTGCATTTAACAGGAATGCATGTCGAAGGAAAG GTGTTGATTGGAGTGAAGTTCCTTCGTCGATGGCCTTTTCTGGGGCGTTTACGTGTTTGCTTTGCAGAGCCACCTTATTTCCAAATGACTGTTAAACCAATTACCACTCATGGACTTGATGTTGCTGTGCTTCCAGGGATTGCAGGATGGCTA GACAAACTTTTGTCTGTTGCATTTGAGCAGACTCTTGTTGAG CCAAATATGCTGGTAGTTGATATGGAGAAATTTGTTAGTCCACAGTCAGGAG AAAATTGGTTCTTTGTTGATGAGAAAGAACCAGTAGCACACGCTCTTGTTGAAGTCGTTGAAGCATCTGATGTTAAACCATCAGACCTAAATG GTTTAGCTGATCCTTATGTGAAAGGGCAGCTTGGCGCTTACAGATTCAAAACCAAGATACTAAGGAAAACGTTGGCTCCCAAATGGCAAGAAGAGTTCAAGATACCAATCTGCACATGGGACTCCCCAAATGTTCTTAACATTGAAGTTCAAGACAAGGACCGGTTTAGCGATGATAGGCTTGGCGATTGTTCAGTAAACATTGCAGAGTTTCGAGGTGGCCAAAGAAATGATATGTGGTTGCCTCTTCAGAACATCAAAATGGGGAGGCTGCATCTTGCTGTAACCGTACTTGAGAGCGAGACAAAG TTGAACGATGATCCGTTTGAAGGAGTGACAATAAGTAAGGAAGACATGTGGGCTTCTTTTGCTTCCGACATTACAAATAAAGGTTCCTTTTCTTCAGTGGTATCGTATAAGTCTCCAAGGGTTCCTGATAATATGGAACCAATTAACATCGAAGGACAAGAAGAGACTGGAATATGGGTACATCAACCAGGAACTGAAGTCTCACAGATTTGGGAACCAAGAAAAGGCAAGAATCGATGCCTCGATAACCAAATACAAGGTGCTGGCAGTGCCCGTTCCACTGCATCTACATCCCCCAAAAATGAAAGCAGCAGCACTGATGAAAATCAGGAAGGAAAGAGCCCGATGAAGTCTGTTGGTCGGGGACTGAAGAGAATCGGTTTAATGTTTCATAGGAatgggaaaaaagaagaatgccATAATAATGCAGGGAACATTGAAGATGATATCATGTCTCCTCGGATTAATTTGAAGGCGTTAGATCGAAAGGATGTTGGGGTAAAGTTCATCGTTGAAGACAGTCTATCGGGGCCACTCACAGGAAGAAGTTCAAGGGGTGGGAGCTTTGGTTCTGAAGACAGTCTGCACAAGGGACACATGAAGGATGTTGCAAAGAGCATTCTAAAACAAGCTGAAAAGTCTGCAAGACAACTAAAGTATGCATTTTCACGTAAAGGATCAAGGAAATCAAGCAATGTGTCAGACCAAGATAACATTCCTGAATCTGAGTCTCTCTCTGATTCTGAATGTCGATGTGAATATTCTGATGATGAATCTGCATTTAGCAGCGTGCAGGATGTGGGGACACCAAGAACAGCAAAACTTGAAGGAAAAATTGTCAAAGCAGGTGAGAATGAGAATGTAAATATATCAGCAATCTCCAAAGAAGATTCTAAAGGTGTTGCGGACATTTCGAAGAAGCAAAGGTAG